In a single window of the Raphanus sativus cultivar WK10039 chromosome 9, ASM80110v3, whole genome shotgun sequence genome:
- the LOC108823761 gene encoding uncharacterized protein LOC108823761, with amino-acid sequence MSNSKSYWRKQRWGTPPQMLTPLMEGPDPDMQDERAKKESSWEAIREWFKVHKGISGNMSSPSVQPHCNSYDVAAKGQDVRLLLGVLGCPLAPISVVGSDLLPDDPLLGCFQIKNVPFETSTAHYIIQQYLAATGCLKRAKAAKNMYATGIMKMSCCETEIAAGKSVKTLGGGGNGRSGDSGCFVLWQMHPGMWSLELVLGGTKLISGSDGKTVWRHTPWLGTHAAKGPQRPLRRLIQGLDPKTTAGLFAKAQCLGERRIGDDDCFVLKVSADRDSLIERNDAGAPAEVIRHALYGYFCQKSGLLIYLEDSHLTRVTTISPEDEAVYWETTIGSSIGDYRDVDGVAVAHCGRAVATVFRFGETSLQYSRTRMEEVWRIDDVVFDVPGLSLDSFIPPADIFEDDNNNSPVYSNVNSR; translated from the exons ATGAGCAACTCAAAATCATACTGGAGGAAGCAAAGATGGGGAACGCCTCCACAAATGCTAACGCCATTGATGGAAGGACCAGATCCAGACATGCAAGATGAAAGAGCCAAAAAGGAGAGCTCATGGGAAGCCATCAGAGAATGGTTTAAGGTTCACAAAGGTATTTCTGGCAACATGTCTTCTCCCTCCGTACAACCACATTGCAACAGTTATGACGTCGCGGCCAAGGGACAAGATGTGAGGCTCTTGCTCGGCGTCTTAGGCTGTCCTCTTGCTCCAATCTCCGTTGTCGGCTCCGATCTACTACCCGATGACCCTCTTCTTGGCTGTTTCCAAATCAAGAATGTCCCATTT GAGACGTCGACGGCGCATTACATAATACAACAATACTTAGCGGCAACGGGATGTCTAAAGCGAGCTAAGGCGGCCAAAAACATGTACGCAACGGGGATAATGAAAATGAGTTGCTGCGAGACGGAGATCGCCGCTGGAAAAAGTGTTAAGACACTCGGTGGCGGCGGAAATGGTCGGAGCGGAGACAGTGGTTGCTTTGTACTGTGGCAGATGCACCCTGGGATGTGGTCTCTGGAGCTTGTTCTCGGTGGAACTAAACTCATATCCGGCTCCGATGGTAAAACCGTGTGGCGCCATACGCCATGGCTAGGTACTCACGCCGCTAAAGGCCCTCAACGTCCACTTCGTCGACTCATCCAG GGCTTGGACCCAAAAACAACAGCAGGCCTATTCGCAAAGGCCCAATGCTTAGGCGAGAGAAGGATCGGAGACGATGACTGTTTCGTACTCAAAGTATCCGCCGATCGCGACTCACTGATCGAGCGTAACGACGCCGGAGCTCCGGCGGAGGTTATACGCCACGCGCTGTACGGATACTTCTGCCAGAAGAGCGGTCTGCTGATCTATCTGGAGGATTCGCACCTCACCAGAGTCACGACGATCTCGCCGGAAGACGAGGCGGTTTACTGGGAGACGACGATCGGAAGCAGCATCGGAGATTACCGCGACGTTGACGGAGTCGCCGTGGCTCACTGCGGACGTGCCGTCGCGACGGTGTTTAGATTCGGAGAGACGTCGTTGCAGTATAGTAGGACGAGGATGGAGGAGGTGTGGAGGATAGACGACGTCGTATTCGATGTGCCTGGACTTTCGTTGGATTCGTTTATTCCTCCCGCCGATATATTTGAAGACGATAACAATAATTCTCCTGTTTACAGCAATGTGAATTCCCGATAA
- the LOC108824466 gene encoding organic cation/carnitine transporter 5-like, with protein MEDSSALLTHIEDEDTSQPLTFDKIFEQSLSDLGFSQFLQILLVGLAFSFDAQQVFITVFTDAYPTWHCLDHTVCTPATTDICQLPRSAWEWDGGFKGKTVISEFELECSSSFLRGLPTSAFYMGSIAGGVFMAMIPDSFLGRKQLLLFTALAMSFTGISIFFSTNIRIYVSLKFIIGFARSQICTYAFNLIGERVSTRWRPRVAMIPFTLFVLGFMSLSGIAYLVRHVSWRVLYLCTSVPAAIHSVFIYFFALESPRWLHVQGNNEEAIEVLKKISPANIGYLESVSSRLPSKDDVENTPSSSIKDLFIRKWAFRRILVVMTIMFGLGMMYYGVPLAVRDIDVNIYLSPVRLVAVGFSVSIGVGVSDSSLASSMEPLMHQTVSFFSFFTFAFKLKGFLKVSIFFLHWESLGELE; from the exons ATGGAGGATTCATCAGCACTGTTGACCCACATCGAAGACGAAGACACTTCTCAACCTTTGACCTTCGACAAGATTTTCGAACAGAGCTTATCTGATTTAGGGTTCTCTCAGTTCCTACAGATACTTCTTGTGGGGCTTGCCTTCAGCTTCGATGCGCAGCAGGTATTCATCACAGTCTTCACAGACGCATATCCCACCTGGCACTGTCTCGACCACACGGTTTGCACTCCGGCAACCACCGACATCTGTCAACTTCCCCGGTCAGCCTGGGAATGGGACGGCGGGTTCAAGGGTAAAACCGTCATCTCAGAGTTCGAACTCGAGTGCTCGAGCTCTTTCCTCAGAGGTCTCCCCACGTCTGCTTTCTACATGGGTTCTATCGCTGGAGGGGTTTTCATGGCTATGATCCCAGACAGTTTCTTGGGTAGGAAGCAACTACTTTTATTCACAGCTCTAGCGATGTCATTCACTGgaatctcaatcttcttctcaaCCAACATACGGATCTACGTTTCCTTAAAGTTCATCATCGGATTTGCGCGTTCACAGATTTGTACGTACGCGTTCAATCTAATAGGCGAGCGAGTTTCCACCAGATGGAGACCGCGAGTTGCTATGATTCCTTTTACTCTCTTTGTGTTAGGGTTCATGTCCTTGTCTGGAATAGCCTACCTTGTTAGACACGTTTCTTGGAGAGTCCTCTATCTCTGCACATCCGTTCCAGCAGCTATCCACAGTGTTTTCATCTATTTCTTCGCCCTAGAGTCTCCTCGTTGGCTTCATGTGCAAGGAAACAACGAGGAAGCCATCGAAGTGCTCAAAAAGATTTCACCTGCAAACATAGGTTACTTGGAATCAGTGTCTTCTAGGTTACCTTCAAAAGATGACGTGGAAAACACTCCAAGCAGCTCGATCAAGGACTTGTTCATCAGAAAATGGGCTTTTAGAAGAATCTTGGTCGTTATGACCATAATGTTCGGGTTAGGAATGATGTATTACGGAGTTCCCTTAGCGGTTAGAGACATAGACGTGAATATCTACTTAAgccctgttcgtttggttgccgtcGGTTTCAGCGTCAGTatcggcgtcggcgtcagc GATTCGAGCTTAGCTTCATCCATGGAGCCACTGATGCATCAGACAGTGagtttcttctccttcttcactTTTGCTTTTAAGCTTAAAGGGTTTCTCAAAGTCTCCATTTTTTTCCTACACTGGGAGAGCTTGGGAGAGCTTGAATGA
- the LOC108828258 gene encoding organic cation/carnitine transporter 5, whose amino-acid sequence MSSSSAPLLTHLEAENTSSPLTFDTIIEQSLSDFGLRQILQIMFIGLAFTFDSMQIFITVFTDAYPTWHCLDHTISDPTTTTMCGLPRSAWDWDKGFKGKSVISEFDLECSSSFLRVLPTSAFYMGSIVGGVLLSTIPDGFLGRKQLLFLSTLTMSVTGISIFFSSNIWSYVFLKFLVGFARSQTCTYALVLICERVSTRWRPRSTMIPFTLFVLGFMSLSGIAYLARHVSWRVLYLCTSVPAAVHSVFLCFFALESPRWLHLQGRNQEAIEVLKRISPETRPYLESVSSRLPQQQQTLEQAPRYTIKDLFIRNWAFKRIVLVMIIMFGLGMSYYGVPLAVRYIKLNIYLSKALNAMVELPSFVITPILLERFTRRSSVLVNALVGGASGVLCFVLSLLGRTKIAFALELVSFLCARIGFNLMAVYIVEMFPTCVRNCTMTMLRQALVVGGACCPLIASIGRHVPSLSFAVFGFAMSGFGLFVLLLPETKGSSLCDTMEAQELRDQALKIIPSC is encoded by the coding sequence ATGTCGAGTTCTTCAGCTCCATTGTTGACCCATCTTGAAGCTGAAAATACTTCTTCGCCTTTGACGTTTGATACCATCATCGAACAAAGCTTATCTGACTTTGGGCTCCGGCAGATTCTACAGATAATGTTTATCGGGCTTGCCTTTACGTTCGACTCCATGCAGATATTCATCACCGTCTTCACAGACGCATACCCTACATGGCATTGTCTCGACCACACGATCTCCGATCCGACAACTACAACCATGTGTGGACTACCTAGGTCAGCTTGGGACTGGGACAAAGGATTCAAGGGTAAATCCGTCATTTCAGAGTTCGATCTTGAGTGTTCGAGCTCCTTCCTCAGAGTTCTCCCCACCTCTGCTTTCTATATGGGTTCCATCGTCGGAGGGGTTTTGCTTTCCACGATCCCAGATGGTTTCTTGGGACGCAAGCAACTGCTTTTCTTATCAACTTTGACAATGTCAGTGACTGGAATCtcgatcttcttctcctccaacATATGGAGCTACGTTTTCTTGAAGTTCTTGGTTGGTTTCGCGCGTTCTCAGACATGTACATACGCGTTAGTTTTGATATGCGAGCGAGTTTCCACAAGGTGGAGACCTAGATCTACTATGATTCCGTTTACTCTGTTTGTGCTAGGGTTTATGTCTCTCTCTGGAATTGCTTACCTTGCTCGCCACGTTTCTTGGAGAGTTCTTTATCTCTGCACATCGGTCCCGGCTGCAGTTCACAGtgttttcctctgtttcttcgcCTTAGAGTCTCCTCGTTGGCTTCATCTGCAAGGAAGGAACCAAGAAGCCATTGAAGTACTCAAAAGAATCTCACCTGAAACTAGACCTTACTTGGAGTCGGTCTCTTCTCGGTTacctcaacaacaacaaacccTAGAGCAGGCTCCAAGGTACACGATAAAGGACTTGTTCATCAGAAACTGGGCTTTCAAACGAATCGTACTTGTTATGATCATAATGTTTGGATTAGGTATGTCTTACTACGGAGTTCCATTAGCCGTCAGATACATAAAACTCAACATCTACTTAAGCAAAGCCCTAAACGCAATGGTGGAGCTGCCTTCCTTTGTCATAACACCGATCTTGCTGGAGAGGTTCACCAGAAGAAGCTCTGTGCTAGTCAATGCCTTAGTGGGAGGAGCGTCAGGGGTGCTCTGTTTCGTCCTAAGCCTTCTAGGTAGAACAAAGATTGCTTTCGCTTTAGAACTTGTCTCCTTCCTCTGTGCGAGGATTGGATTCAACTTGATGGCGGTTTATATCGTTGAGATGTTCCCTACATGCGTGAGAAACTGCACTATGACGATGCTTAGACAAGCACTTGTGGTTGGAGGAGCTTGTTGTCCGCTCATTGCTTCTATTGGAAGACATGTTCCTTCACTCTCTTTCGCGGTTTTCGGGTTTGCAATGTCGGGTTTCGGGTTATTTGTTTTGCTTCTTCCTGAGACCAAAGGGTCAAGTCTTTGTGATACAATGGAAGCACAAGAGCTGAGAGATCAAGCCTTGAAGATTATCCCTAGTTGTTGA